One Branchiostoma floridae strain S238N-H82 chromosome 15, Bfl_VNyyK, whole genome shotgun sequence DNA window includes the following coding sequences:
- the LOC118432622 gene encoding histone H3 has protein sequence MARTKQTARKSTGGKAPRKQLATKAARKSAPATGGVKKPHRYRPGTVALREIRRYQKSTELLIRKLPFQRLVREIAQDFKTDLRFQSSAVMALQEASEAYLVGLFEDTNLCAIHAKRVTIMPKDIQLARRIRGERA, from the coding sequence ATGGCACGTACCAAGCAGACCGCCCGTAAGTCCACCGGTGGCAAGGCCCCCAGGAAGCAGTTGGCAACCAAGGCCGCTCGCAAGAGCGCCCCGGCTACCGGCGGCGTCAAGAAGCCTCACCGCTACAGGCCAGGCACCGTGGCCTTGAGAGAGATCCGTCGCTACCAGAAGTCGACGGAGCTGCTCATCCGCAAGCTGCCCTTCCAGCGCCTGGTGCGGGAGATCGCCCAAGACTTCAAGACCGACCTGCGCTTCCAGAGCTCGGCGGTCATGGCTCTGCAGGAGGCCAGCGAGGCTTACCTGGTCGGTCTCTTCGAGGACACCAACCTGTGCGCTATCCACGCCAAGCGGGTTACGATCATGCCCAAGGACATCCAACTCGCACGCCGCATCAGAGGGGAACGTGCATAA